From a single Bufo bufo chromosome 9, aBufBuf1.1, whole genome shotgun sequence genomic region:
- the CCN1 gene encoding CCN family member 1: MPSLRMTPLVVVVILAGLLDLAFSSCPAVCQCPLEVRKCAPGVGLVLDSCGCCKVCAKQLNEDCSKSQPCDHTKGLECNFGASSRATKGICRAKSEGRPCEYNSRIYQNGESFQPNCKHQCTCIDGAVGCLPLCPQELSLPNLGCPNPRLVKVPGQCCEEWVCDDARDTGDDLEDFLSKDFGMDNEGDLTSKNEFVPIVKGGHKMLPAFGSNPQGHIFEAQKCIVQTTSWSQCSKTCGTGISTRVTNDNKDCRLVRETRICELRPCGQTNYSQLKKGKKCTKTKKSQAPVRYSYAGCSSVKKYRPKYCGSCVDGRCCTPQQTRTVKIRFRCEDGETFTKNVMMIQSCRCNYNCPHTNEAYPYYRLFNDIHKFRD; the protein is encoded by the exons ATGCCTTCCCTACGAATGACCCCTCTGGTGGTTGTGGTCATCCTTGCCGGATTGCTAGACCTG GCATTTTCATCTTGCCCAGCTGTGTGCCAGTGTCCCCTGGAGGTGCGCAAATGTGCCCCAGGGGTTGGTTTGGTTCTTGACAGTTGTGGATGCTGCAAAGTGTGCGCCAAGCAACTCAACGAAGACTGTAGCAAAAGCCAACCTTGCGACCACACCAAAGGACTGGAGTGCAACTTCGGTGCCAGTTCCAGAGCCACCAAGGGCATCTGCAGAG CAAAGTCTGAAGGAAGACCTTGCGAATACAACTCCAGAATTTACCAGAATGGAGAAAGCTTTCAGCCCAACTGCAAGCACCAGTGCACATGTATCGACGGGGCCGTGGGCTGTCTTCCCCTGTGCCCTCAAGAACTCTCCCTCCCTAACCTGGGATGCCCAAATCCAAGACTGGTGAAGGTGCCTGGGCAGTGTTGCGAGGAATGGGTGTGCGACGACGCCAGGGACACAGGCGACGACCTGGAAGATTTCTTAAGCAAAGATTTCGGAATGGATAATGAAGGAGATCTTACCAGTAAAAACGAATTTGTCCCCATCGTGAAAGGAGGACACAAAATGCTACCAG CCTTTGGTTCCAACCCACAAGGCCACATATTTGAGGCTCAGAAGTGCATCGTCCAAACGACGTCTTGGTCTCAATGCTCAAAGACGTGCGGCACCGGCATCTCCACGAGAGTCACCAATGACAACAAAGACTGTCGATTAGTGCGAGAAACCAGGATCTGCGAGTTGCGGCCATGTGGACAGACAAACTATTCACAGTTAAAG AAGGGAAAGAAatgcacaaaaacaaaaaaatctcagGCTCCAGTCCGATACAGCTATGCCGGCTGTTCCAGCGTGAAGAAATACAGACCTAAATACTGTGGATCATGCGTTGACGGAAGATGCTGCACCCCCCAACAGACGCGGACTGTCAAAATCCGATTTAGGTGCGAAGACGGGGAAACCTTTACAAAGAACGTGATGATGATCCAGTCCTGTAGGTGCAACTACAACTGTCCACACACCAACGAAGCCTACCCTTACTACAGACTATTCAATGACATCCACAAATTCAGAGATTAA